In Thamnophis elegans isolate rThaEle1 chromosome 4, rThaEle1.pri, whole genome shotgun sequence, the following proteins share a genomic window:
- the CENPV gene encoding centromere protein V has product MGKARKSPARRRTPPVPPPPPPPASQRGSRSGARAPSKQAPAAQGLSGASAAEEPPGLALGAQRERWLQFQQRQRVSCEEAAKLLLDAFEYQGLVKHTGGCHCGAVRFEVWASDNLHVFDCNCSICVKKQNRHFIVPASHFKLLKGADHLTTYTFNTHAAQHTFCKTCGVQSFYTPRSNPDGYGIAPHCLDEGTITKITVEPINGKEWEKAVKGHPTIRTMSKPSLPPPFF; this is encoded by the exons ATGGGGAAGGCGCGGAAGTCCCCGGCCCGCAGGCGGACGCCCCCGgtccctccgccgccgccgcccccggcCAGCCAGCGGGGCTCCCGCAGCGGCGCCCGGGCTCCGTCCAAGCAGGCCCCGGCGGCCCAGGGGCTCTCGGGGGCGTCGGCGGCGGAGGAGCCCCCCGGCCTGGCCCTGGGCGCCCAGCGGGAGCGGTGGCTGCAGTTCCAGCAGCGGCAGCGGGTCAGCTGCGAGGAGGCCGCCAAGCTCCTGCTCGACGCCTT tgAGTACCAAGGACTGGTGAAGCACACGGGAGGCTGTCACTGCGGAGCCGTCCGATTCGAAGTTTGGGCCTCTGATAACCTTCATGTCTTTGACTGCAA ttGCAGCATCTGTGTGAAGAAACAAAACAGGCATTTCATTGTGCCCGCTTCCCACTTCAAGTTGTTGAAG ggTGCGGACCATCTCACCACGTACACCTTCAACACTCATGCCGCCCAACACACCTTTTGTAAGACGTGCGGCGTCCAGAGTTTTTATACCCCGCGTTCCAATCCGGACGGTTACG GAATCGCGCCCCACTGCCTGGATGAAGGGACCATCACCAAAATCACGGTGGAGCCGATCAACGGGAAGGAATGGGAGAAAGCGGTGAAGGGGCACCCGACCATCAGGACGATGTCGAAGCCCTCCCTCCCGCCTCCCTTCTTTTAA